A genomic stretch from Pelagicoccus sp. SDUM812003 includes:
- a CDS encoding glycosyltransferase family 1 protein, which yields MKPGSSSKRSRPVRLAYDILKLSAGGLNGGIKPHHFAFLRHFSEHHQRDLELHVFCQSELVPELSFLSANPCNQIHVLGSRHDFDFRKSDGSLPPLHFWPHLDGGFLEKWGIDALYGGFGDSRLASPTTPQISLLVDVLHRDRPDDLPPHVAKQRDIDYRNAIAQSDLIQTNSQFCIDSLHRHFEIPKERLFSIYLPLNHRFDNVEIGSLPSSLSNLPHRFFLYPANYWPHKNHLRLLEAYAAYRKACPETPHALALTGNPGETESQIRVLAQKLGIESHVHFLGHSDLPAFIALYELSAAVIFPSLYEGFGIPILEACHFQKPLACSAIASLPEIAPPQALLFDPQNTQEIAQALLALHQDPDQYRPTPDHLKTFHFPTEAEKLKIRILQVASAVPTAKTT from the coding sequence ATGAAACCCGGATCATCATCAAAACGCAGCCGTCCCGTCCGCCTCGCCTACGATATCCTCAAGCTGTCCGCCGGTGGACTCAACGGCGGCATCAAGCCCCACCATTTCGCGTTCCTGCGCCATTTCTCGGAACACCATCAGAGAGATCTGGAGCTGCACGTCTTCTGCCAGTCCGAGCTGGTGCCGGAACTGAGCTTCCTCTCCGCGAATCCATGTAACCAGATCCACGTGCTCGGCTCCCGCCACGACTTCGACTTCCGCAAGAGCGACGGCTCTCTCCCTCCACTCCACTTCTGGCCCCATCTCGACGGCGGCTTCCTGGAAAAATGGGGCATCGACGCGCTCTATGGGGGCTTCGGCGACTCGCGCTTGGCCTCGCCAACAACCCCGCAGATCAGCCTTCTCGTCGACGTCCTCCACCGCGACCGTCCTGACGATCTACCTCCACACGTGGCCAAGCAGCGTGACATCGACTACCGAAACGCCATCGCTCAGTCCGACCTCATTCAAACGAACTCCCAGTTCTGCATCGACAGCCTGCATCGCCATTTCGAAATCCCGAAAGAAAGGCTGTTCTCCATATACCTCCCCCTCAACCACCGCTTCGACAACGTTGAGATAGGCTCACTCCCTTCAAGCCTCAGCAACCTGCCACACCGATTCTTCCTCTACCCTGCCAACTACTGGCCCCACAAAAACCACCTTCGCCTGCTCGAAGCCTACGCCGCATACCGAAAAGCCTGCCCGGAGACGCCCCACGCCCTCGCCCTCACAGGCAACCCCGGGGAAACAGAAAGCCAGATCCGCGTCCTAGCCCAAAAACTCGGAATCGAGAGCCATGTCCATTTCCTCGGACACAGCGACCTGCCCGCCTTCATCGCCCTCTATGAACTCTCCGCCGCCGTCATATTCCCAAGCCTCTACGAAGGCTTCGGCATCCCCATCCTCGAAGCCTGCCACTTCCAAAAGCCGCTGGCCTGCAGCGCCATCGCCAGCCTTCCCGAAATCGCCCCACCCCAAGCCCTGCTTTTCGACCCCCAAAACACCCAGGAAATCGCCCAAGCCCTGCTCGCCCTCCACCAAGATCCCGACCAATACCGCCCCACCCCAGACCACCTAAAAACCTTCCACTTCCCCACCGAAGCCGAGAAACTCAAAATCCGCATCCTCCAAGTTGCATCCGCCGTCCCGACAGCAAAAACGACTTAG
- a CDS encoding ABC transporter ATP-binding protein, translated as MSSETLAIKASNLSKHYRIWKSQSARLRASFWSLVKRYNPNYTNKHFRTFKALDNVSLNVQKGESVGIIGRNGAGKSTLLQIVAGTLKQTEGELKVTGKVAALLELGSGFNPEFTGRENIKINATILGLTPEEIDERTPKIIEYSEISEFIDQPVKTYSSGMQMRLAFSIAVHVDAEIFIIDEALSVGDAWFQLKCSKTMDKLVKSGKTLLLVSHSPIAIKNYCKRAVLLDQGKVIVEGNPNDVCNLYSKLTSGVSIEEAKSEDTESVSENSEPFAEKQANKKSREERLETILSNLFKKRSTNGSEIQDLKEFEYGKKLGRLENISILGANNEEKNIFLPRDSLQLKFSARGDEDILDSVFGLTVKSKTGQEVYIYNTMFSNTPTPAILRGSSPHFCIKIELNLMPGDYFLSLGWVFFSGDDIKVIHRKYDFHKITILPEDHCAGIANLYAQFETIS; from the coding sequence ATGTCATCTGAGACTTTAGCAATCAAAGCGTCGAACCTATCCAAGCATTACCGAATCTGGAAAAGCCAATCCGCACGTCTGCGAGCGTCATTTTGGTCATTAGTAAAGCGCTACAATCCTAACTACACCAACAAACACTTTCGAACATTCAAGGCACTCGACAACGTTTCATTAAATGTCCAAAAAGGCGAATCCGTGGGCATTATCGGAAGAAACGGAGCTGGTAAAAGTACCCTCCTCCAGATTGTCGCCGGGACCCTTAAACAAACAGAGGGTGAATTGAAAGTAACTGGAAAAGTTGCCGCCTTACTTGAACTAGGTTCGGGTTTTAATCCGGAGTTCACGGGAAGAGAGAACATAAAAATAAATGCCACAATACTTGGTCTCACACCTGAAGAAATTGATGAACGAACGCCAAAAATCATAGAGTATTCCGAAATCTCTGAATTTATTGACCAACCCGTGAAGACGTATTCTAGCGGCATGCAAATGAGACTGGCGTTTTCTATTGCTGTTCACGTTGATGCAGAGATTTTTATCATAGATGAAGCTCTGAGTGTAGGCGACGCCTGGTTTCAGCTAAAGTGTTCCAAAACAATGGACAAATTGGTGAAGTCCGGCAAAACGCTGCTGCTCGTATCGCATAGTCCGATCGCAATAAAAAACTACTGCAAACGAGCCGTCCTTCTAGATCAAGGTAAAGTAATTGTAGAAGGTAACCCAAATGATGTTTGCAATTTATACTCAAAATTGACTAGTGGTGTCAGCATTGAAGAAGCTAAATCTGAAGACACAGAATCTGTATCTGAAAACAGCGAGCCTTTTGCCGAGAAGCAAGCAAACAAAAAGTCTAGAGAGGAACGCCTAGAAACAATACTATCAAATCTCTTCAAAAAGCGCTCAACCAATGGTTCAGAGATTCAAGATCTAAAAGAGTTTGAGTATGGAAAGAAACTGGGAAGACTTGAAAACATCTCCATCCTCGGTGCGAACAACGAGGAAAAGAATATATTTCTGCCTAGAGATTCGCTCCAACTAAAATTCTCTGCTAGAGGCGATGAAGACATTCTCGACTCCGTTTTCGGGTTAACTGTAAAATCCAAGACAGGACAAGAAGTATATATTTACAACACAATGTTTTCGAATACCCCTACCCCCGCGATATTACGCGGGAGTAGTCCCCACTTTTGCATAAAGATCGAATTAAATCTAATGCCCGGCGATTACTTTCTCTCGCTCGGGTGGGTTTTCTTCTCAGGCGATGATATCAAAGTCATCCATAGAAAATACGATTTTCACAAGATAACAATACTGCCGGAAGATCATTGTGCTGGAATCGCAAATCTATATGCGCAATTCGAAACAATCTCATAA
- a CDS encoding glycosyltransferase family 2 protein, whose protein sequence is MKKKTVKPGSLVYVWFNRFSENLLLLTGKANYVFGSHMIQRILKTSPLVSVVVVDHNGSHFWPDLIDGLETQSFKDFEVVLVENGGRVEIGSQQHSFSIRRIVTDTNIGFSQGCNLGWVKSEGEFVAFLNNDTTLGERWLEMLVRRAEESRENAIVASKILFDKRCAFFDVASPTYIPSMVGSGEDRRRLGIRLNLGGYSLLLHLQKNVHFPELVSANYWIWTKEKSEIALFESDDGAYRVEFWAPEQHDGKFVCFATKSGKRTFVKAKGRSNEVVEITAENSESGYLVNSAGCSISENWLVEETGLYELDNGRFDEPRELEAASACSILVRKSSFSGELPFDPAFFAYYEDVDFCRKARARGYRIIYEPKSVVYHKRSGTAGVQSAFQVFHSTRNRFWVIAKHAPWKVVLKSMWGEMRNLDWYAPWLDDEFSLSRLKRETWLGFAKRVWWRLTDAE, encoded by the coding sequence TTGAAAAAGAAAACAGTGAAGCCTGGTTCTCTTGTCTATGTTTGGTTTAATCGTTTCTCCGAAAATTTGCTTTTGTTGACAGGGAAGGCGAACTATGTGTTTGGATCGCATATGATCCAGAGAATTTTGAAGACAAGTCCACTCGTTTCCGTGGTTGTTGTGGATCATAATGGGTCTCATTTTTGGCCGGATCTGATTGACGGACTTGAAACGCAGAGCTTCAAAGACTTCGAAGTAGTCCTTGTCGAAAATGGAGGACGAGTCGAAATCGGCTCGCAACAGCATAGTTTCAGTATCCGTAGGATAGTGACAGATACGAACATAGGGTTCTCTCAAGGTTGTAACTTGGGCTGGGTGAAGAGTGAGGGAGAATTCGTGGCTTTTTTGAATAACGATACAACTCTAGGCGAGAGGTGGCTAGAGATGCTCGTGCGGAGGGCTGAGGAATCCAGGGAGAATGCTATCGTGGCTTCGAAGATTCTTTTTGATAAAAGGTGCGCATTTTTCGACGTAGCATCGCCCACCTATATCCCGTCGATGGTGGGGAGTGGAGAAGATCGAAGGAGGTTGGGAATAAGGCTAAACTTGGGAGGCTATTCTTTGCTGCTGCACCTTCAGAAAAATGTTCACTTTCCCGAGCTGGTCTCGGCGAATTACTGGATTTGGACCAAAGAAAAATCGGAGATCGCATTGTTCGAGTCGGATGATGGCGCTTATCGGGTTGAGTTTTGGGCGCCAGAACAACACGATGGAAAGTTCGTTTGTTTCGCAACCAAATCAGGTAAGCGTACTTTCGTGAAGGCGAAGGGTCGATCGAACGAAGTCGTAGAAATTACAGCTGAGAATTCGGAAAGCGGCTATTTGGTGAATAGTGCTGGATGCTCGATATCTGAGAACTGGCTCGTTGAGGAGACTGGTCTCTACGAGCTGGACAATGGGCGTTTTGATGAACCAAGGGAGCTTGAAGCAGCGAGTGCCTGTTCAATACTCGTGAGAAAGTCTTCGTTTAGTGGTGAGTTGCCGTTTGATCCAGCGTTTTTCGCCTACTACGAAGATGTCGATTTTTGCCGGAAAGCGCGTGCTAGAGGATATCGAATTATCTATGAGCCGAAGAGTGTGGTCTACCACAAGAGATCTGGGACGGCGGGGGTGCAGTCGGCTTTCCAGGTGTTTCATTCGACGCGGAATCGATTTTGGGTGATCGCCAAGCATGCCCCTTGGAAAGTGGTCCTGAAGTCGATGTGGGGAGAGATGAGAAATCTCGATTGGTACGCTCCTTGGCTGGATGACGAGTTTTCGCTAAGTCGCTTGAAAAGAGAGACTTGGTTGGGGTTTGCGAAGCGTGTCTGGTGGCGTTTGACGGACGCTGAATAG
- a CDS encoding class I SAM-dependent methyltransferase — translation MNKIYPLADTVITDIEKSALTLNKTSGTCPICEKYVVFSNWTENFRESGICEECGSTNRQRQVGVGIGKVYDQSITELINSTTLSIYNTEAKGPIHEKLKAHKDYTCSEYYGPQFASGELVDGIRNEDAQNLSFEDDSIDLILSTDVWEHIPNPYLAHKEVYRVLKKDGRHIFTVPFHKGGFLDDIRAELKPDNSIYHFSEPIYHHDPIRPEGVLVYTIFSIEMLCKLSAIGFHTNMYKLYSPEQGILGNNGLLFEAIKV, via the coding sequence ATGAATAAAATCTACCCTTTAGCAGACACTGTGATCACCGATATTGAAAAGTCTGCTCTTACCCTGAACAAAACATCAGGAACATGCCCAATCTGTGAAAAGTACGTCGTCTTTAGCAATTGGACAGAGAACTTCCGAGAGAGCGGGATATGCGAAGAGTGCGGTTCAACGAATCGTCAGCGCCAAGTGGGCGTTGGAATAGGCAAAGTATACGATCAATCAATAACAGAATTAATTAACAGCACAACCCTTTCTATTTATAATACAGAGGCAAAAGGACCAATACACGAAAAGTTGAAGGCGCACAAAGACTACACTTGTTCAGAATACTACGGGCCTCAATTTGCATCAGGCGAACTAGTCGACGGAATCCGAAACGAAGACGCACAGAACCTATCCTTTGAAGACGATTCCATCGACCTCATACTTTCCACAGACGTATGGGAACACATTCCGAACCCTTACCTAGCACATAAAGAAGTTTACCGCGTATTGAAAAAAGATGGACGACACATCTTTACTGTTCCATTTCACAAAGGAGGCTTCCTTGACGATATTCGAGCAGAGTTAAAACCCGACAATTCCATATACCACTTTTCTGAACCTATCTATCATCATGACCCAATCAGACCAGAAGGCGTACTAGTTTACACAATTTTCTCTATAGAGATGCTGTGTAAACTATCTGCAATTGGCTTCCATACGAACATGTACAAATTGTATTCACCAGAACAGGGAATACTTGGTAACAATGGCTTGCTATTTGAAGCAATCAAGGTATAG
- a CDS encoding glycosyltransferase, translating into MRIGIYNRYWTTLGGGERHVGSMIDAVFSGSEVDLISVKPFDLESLREKLSLKLCNCRVVVWPDLSDNALVARTCDYDLFVNATYCSSLYSLATHSVYFTFFPHKRIRQVKSKFNIPRAIVISGSYEKEADGLMWTYPKSRWTFNTFRKELRIPFRRINPNANRDERIVVRSSGCLVVKADLDELIIRGVKPFISSITIEFPSYEPGVSDRRILGAPVDMNLLCESGGFREDDVNIVKLFKADFVRSYDTIIANSEYTRHWIKKRWRRSASILTPEINSPNSSRQEKEKRIISVGRFFPERVGSHNKKQDVLIRAFRTLCELKEVRDHWVLTLVGTMMKAPEDVLYLKELRHLAEGLPVEFHVDVDRSVLNTLYQKSYLFWQATGYGESMKSPELFEHFGITTCESMSYGCIPVVYDAGGQREIVETGTNGFRFRSIDELCEQSQRVIELYRKPESVRIANEARETALRYERLDSGVVEKLKKIIESNDQDRLGKGDEVSIP; encoded by the coding sequence ATGAGAATTGGAATTTATAATAGATACTGGACTACGCTTGGAGGGGGAGAGAGGCATGTAGGTTCTATGATTGATGCGGTATTTAGCGGATCGGAAGTAGACTTGATATCTGTAAAACCCTTTGATCTAGAATCTCTTCGAGAGAAGCTATCACTTAAATTATGCAATTGCAGAGTGGTTGTTTGGCCCGATTTATCTGATAATGCTTTGGTCGCGAGGACTTGCGATTATGATCTATTCGTCAATGCAACCTATTGCTCTAGTCTGTACAGCCTAGCTACGCATTCTGTGTACTTTACTTTCTTTCCCCATAAAAGAATAAGGCAGGTTAAGTCTAAGTTTAACATTCCTAGAGCTATTGTTATAAGTGGTTCATACGAAAAAGAAGCGGATGGTCTCATGTGGACGTATCCCAAGTCTCGATGGACGTTCAATACTTTTAGAAAGGAGCTACGAATTCCCTTTAGAAGAATTAATCCAAACGCGAACCGAGATGAGCGGATTGTAGTTCGAAGTAGCGGGTGCCTTGTTGTAAAGGCTGATTTGGATGAGTTAATAATACGTGGTGTCAAACCATTCATTTCATCTATAACGATTGAATTCCCGAGCTACGAACCGGGAGTTAGTGACCGTAGGATACTTGGAGCACCAGTTGATATGAATCTTCTTTGCGAATCAGGAGGTTTTCGGGAGGATGACGTTAACATTGTTAAACTTTTTAAGGCCGATTTTGTTAGATCTTATGATACTATAATTGCAAATTCGGAATATACCCGCCATTGGATTAAGAAACGTTGGAGGAGAAGTGCCTCGATACTGACGCCAGAGATCAACTCGCCGAATAGTTCTCGCCAGGAAAAAGAGAAACGGATCATTAGTGTTGGTCGTTTTTTTCCTGAAAGAGTAGGATCACACAACAAGAAGCAAGATGTCCTTATACGTGCCTTTCGTACGCTTTGTGAACTCAAAGAGGTACGAGACCACTGGGTTCTGACCTTAGTAGGAACTATGATGAAGGCTCCGGAAGATGTGCTCTATTTGAAAGAACTACGACATCTAGCGGAGGGTTTACCTGTCGAGTTTCATGTAGACGTAGATAGGTCTGTTTTAAATACTCTCTATCAGAAGTCCTATCTTTTTTGGCAGGCAACTGGATATGGGGAAAGTATGAAAAGCCCAGAGCTCTTCGAACACTTCGGTATTACAACCTGTGAATCAATGAGTTATGGGTGTATTCCCGTTGTATATGATGCAGGTGGCCAGAGAGAAATCGTGGAGACTGGCACAAACGGTTTTCGATTCAGATCGATTGATGAACTTTGTGAACAGTCCCAACGAGTTATTGAGTTGTATCGTAAACCTGAGTCAGTGCGTATAGCGAATGAGGCGAGAGAAACGGCTCTTAGGTATGAACGTTTAGATTCGGGTGTTGTCGAAAAATTGAAGAAGATTATAGAAAGCAACGATCAAGATAGACTAGGAAAGGGGGACGAAGTCTCTATACCTTGA
- a CDS encoding glycosyltransferase, producing the protein MKTLKEEVDFWIESNELLRGKQCVQFEPIKTKTFKCTTDCDEVLTIKEVTDLTSRFPDIERLYSRFADFVQRPLGRINFKNKALLVSEFVEGTSVSDLYKEGVLTRNDVVNVFLGLLDRLDDALEFSTSESRLREIIELEESLHTLVESGLLISFEVTSVVSALKELIDEEEPMVRFSPGDLIAQNIIIRPNGEPCLIDLEYTRYTHFYKEDTLRFVSFSNIDFDRENLIDRVKERPSDATCLYMWLKQISLEALRLQKSTFGPVFGHNLSKIYDVLNKNGFLSKLGCMWQGIGYLKSVACRLEEENRNLTDIREKQLSEKDFLYRNEIDRISAERDQLLDRKDKAYQEEIERIIKERDCLLTKKDEAYTTEIERIGAERDRLLLDKDISYRNEIDRIIQEREQLLSEKDKLYQLEIKRISLEREKLLLDKDQAYQIEIKRLTDEREELLLSKDEDYQAEIKRIGVERDSMLADKDRAFREEIDRLVKERDSLLQDKDSVYQGEIVRIRDLHAEETKTLQRLKAAELDAVTIQFKAERQQIIEHFESLLPEILVIVVDYNGAHYLDKLFLALKRQTFKRFRISLVVNGDYQSCEKIALCHRDSLRIDLIVPERNVGFASGNNLAYRNSSEEFVALLNNDTIPEDNWLYELYREIMISPDIAAVNSKILFNSKYAELRITSPTFTPSEIGLSKDSRELGVFISIEDEDGKPVKVFSKGGLHDKEVVEGREFRWTNGEATIWIPANSHSINLYLRTNPQLFDSVVQLKSGDLSIDVVMDEQEKRLSLSELLRDNFFDVINNAGSYIKNEREVGDIGIFEKDIGQYNDSRNVDSVCGCSILLRRRAVGEDIFPNSFFAYFEDTDLSWRLRKQGFRLRYTPRSVVRHIHGGSAGERSPFFNYHVYRNYRWLLVRNCTSYVRILYLIFKELRDYFIPVGGLSPKYNSVKLKKDTIRGMFKYLFQRLFGKNENWNL; encoded by the coding sequence GTGAAAACGTTAAAAGAGGAAGTTGATTTTTGGATTGAGTCTAATGAACTCTTACGTGGTAAACAATGTGTTCAATTTGAACCTATAAAAACCAAGACTTTTAAGTGCACCACAGACTGTGACGAAGTTTTAACGATAAAAGAAGTAACTGATCTTACCTCGAGGTTTCCAGATATCGAAAGACTGTATAGTAGGTTTGCTGACTTCGTTCAGAGGCCCTTGGGAAGAATTAATTTCAAGAATAAGGCATTACTCGTTTCAGAGTTTGTAGAAGGAACGTCTGTTAGTGATTTATATAAAGAAGGTGTTTTAACTCGAAATGATGTTGTAAATGTGTTCCTAGGTTTGCTCGACAGGCTAGATGATGCATTGGAGTTTTCGACTTCTGAGAGTCGATTACGGGAAATAATTGAACTGGAGGAGTCGTTGCATACCCTCGTAGAGTCAGGCCTTTTGATTAGTTTTGAAGTCACTTCGGTTGTGAGTGCACTTAAAGAGCTTATTGATGAGGAAGAGCCAATGGTCCGATTTTCACCAGGAGACCTAATCGCACAAAATATAATAATAAGACCGAATGGCGAACCTTGTTTAATTGATTTAGAGTATACACGCTATACACATTTTTATAAAGAAGATACACTGCGGTTTGTTTCGTTCTCTAATATTGATTTCGATAGGGAAAATTTAATTGATAGAGTAAAGGAAAGGCCGAGTGACGCTACCTGCCTTTATATGTGGTTAAAACAGATATCGTTAGAAGCTCTACGACTTCAGAAGAGTACGTTTGGCCCGGTATTTGGACACAACCTTTCGAAGATTTACGATGTTTTGAATAAGAACGGTTTCTTATCAAAATTAGGGTGTATGTGGCAGGGGATTGGGTATCTAAAATCTGTTGCCTGTCGATTGGAAGAGGAAAATAGGAACTTAACAGATATCCGAGAAAAACAATTGTCAGAAAAAGATTTCCTCTATCGGAATGAGATTGACCGTATAAGCGCAGAACGAGATCAATTGCTTGATAGAAAAGATAAAGCTTACCAGGAAGAGATCGAGAGGATTATAAAGGAACGAGATTGTTTACTTACGAAGAAAGATGAGGCTTATACGACTGAGATCGAACGAATTGGAGCTGAGCGAGATAGGCTGTTATTAGACAAGGACATTAGCTATCGGAATGAAATAGATAGAATAATACAAGAAAGAGAACAACTGTTATCAGAGAAGGATAAGTTATACCAATTGGAAATAAAGAGAATTTCTCTCGAACGTGAGAAACTCCTCTTAGATAAAGATCAAGCTTACCAAATTGAGATTAAAAGGCTCACAGATGAAAGGGAAGAGTTGTTGCTCAGTAAGGATGAAGATTATCAAGCAGAGATTAAACGGATCGGGGTTGAGCGCGATAGCATGTTAGCCGACAAAGATCGCGCATTTCGAGAAGAGATAGACAGACTGGTTAAGGAACGTGACAGTCTACTTCAGGATAAGGACAGTGTCTATCAAGGAGAGATCGTGAGGATTCGCGACTTGCATGCAGAGGAAACGAAGACACTTCAAAGATTAAAGGCAGCAGAACTCGACGCGGTAACAATACAATTTAAAGCCGAGAGACAGCAAATAATAGAACACTTTGAAAGTCTATTGCCAGAAATTCTTGTAATTGTTGTAGACTATAATGGAGCTCACTACTTGGATAAATTGTTTCTGGCTCTCAAAAGGCAAACTTTTAAACGATTTCGTATCTCGTTGGTCGTAAATGGCGATTATCAATCATGCGAAAAGATTGCATTATGTCACAGGGATAGTCTACGCATCGATTTGATAGTCCCTGAGAGAAACGTTGGTTTTGCAAGTGGTAATAATTTGGCTTACCGCAATAGCAGCGAGGAGTTTGTCGCACTGCTTAACAATGACACAATACCGGAAGATAACTGGTTATATGAATTGTACCGAGAGATTATGATTTCACCGGATATTGCGGCCGTAAACTCAAAGATACTTTTTAATAGCAAATATGCTGAATTGCGTATCACAAGTCCTACTTTTACTCCAAGTGAGATTGGGTTGTCGAAGGACTCACGAGAGTTAGGTGTTTTTATCTCTATTGAAGATGAAGACGGCAAACCAGTTAAGGTTTTTTCTAAAGGGGGACTTCACGACAAAGAAGTGGTAGAAGGAAGGGAATTCCGTTGGACTAATGGAGAAGCGACGATATGGATACCAGCAAATTCCCATTCAATAAACTTGTATTTGCGTACTAATCCTCAACTTTTTGACTCCGTCGTACAGTTGAAATCAGGAGACCTATCAATTGATGTTGTTATGGACGAGCAAGAAAAGCGATTGAGTCTTTCTGAATTGCTGAGGGATAATTTCTTTGATGTAATTAATAATGCCGGGTCCTATATTAAGAACGAGCGAGAGGTTGGAGATATCGGTATTTTTGAAAAGGATATAGGACAGTATAATGACTCTAGAAATGTGGATTCAGTTTGCGGATGTTCAATACTGCTAAGACGAAGAGCGGTTGGAGAAGATATTTTCCCCAATTCTTTTTTTGCGTATTTTGAAGACACCGATTTAAGTTGGAGGCTACGAAAGCAAGGATTCCGCTTGAGGTATACTCCTAGGAGTGTAGTTCGACATATTCATGGAGGCTCTGCTGGAGAGAGAAGTCCATTCTTTAATTATCATGTATACCGTAATTACCGTTGGTTGCTGGTTCGAAATTGTACTAGTTACGTCAGAATTCTTTATCTTATTTTCAAAGAGTTAAGAGACTATTTTATTCCAGTAGGAGGGCTATCTCCAAAATATAATAGCGTAAAATTGAAAAAAGATACGATTCGAGGTATGTTTAAATACCTGTTTCAGCGTTTGTTTGGTAAAAATGAGAATTGGAATTTATAA
- a CDS encoding ABC transporter permease, translating into MNFLKHRNLIYQFTKRQIQLQYRGSYMGAVWTLLSPLLMLMIYSYVFGFIYGGSFEVVTNETPYQHAAAILIGITLFGYFSDILAISPTAVSSNPNFVKKVVFPLQVLPISHVTQALYNAIIKFVFSAILIAFFCDRSAIPFLYLPIIIIPMFLAGVGISMILSSLAIYIKDISNFIGFLNMALLFSSAVFYGTNLIPDEAWEILKYNPLIHFIEWTRFTLLWQTGETPANIYYIYGTSISVFFLGTFVFNRLKESFADVI; encoded by the coding sequence ATGAACTTCTTAAAGCATCGTAACTTAATATACCAATTTACCAAGAGACAGATACAGCTTCAGTACAGAGGAAGTTACATGGGAGCGGTCTGGACCTTGCTAAGCCCGTTGCTAATGCTTATGATCTATTCATATGTCTTTGGCTTCATATATGGCGGATCCTTCGAAGTAGTGACGAATGAGACCCCATATCAACACGCTGCTGCGATACTAATTGGAATAACTCTTTTTGGTTACTTTTCGGATATTCTGGCGATCTCTCCAACAGCTGTTTCTTCAAATCCCAATTTTGTGAAAAAAGTCGTGTTTCCTCTTCAGGTCCTTCCTATCTCTCACGTCACTCAAGCCCTATACAACGCAATTATCAAATTTGTATTTTCGGCCATTCTTATAGCATTTTTCTGCGACAGATCGGCCATTCCTTTTCTTTATTTGCCCATTATAATAATTCCGATGTTTCTCGCAGGAGTGGGAATAAGCATGATACTATCCTCCCTAGCGATATACATAAAAGACATATCCAACTTTATCGGCTTCCTTAATATGGCACTATTGTTTTCCAGTGCCGTCTTCTATGGAACTAACTTAATCCCCGACGAAGCTTGGGAAATATTGAAATACAATCCACTGATTCATTTCATAGAATGGACTCGATTCACTCTCCTCTGGCAAACAGGAGAAACACCCGCAAACATTTACTACATCTATGGAACAAGCATCTCCGTCTTTTTCCTGGGTACTTTCGTATTTAATCGCTTAAAGGAATCATTCGCCGATGTCATCTGA